One genomic segment of Nevskiales bacterium includes these proteins:
- a CDS encoding IS1595 family transposase, with protein MAMNRVQFQPGLSMAEFMRRFGTDRQCEQALVAARWPDGFRCPGCGDSRASVFEREGRQYWQCCRCRQQTTATAGTIFAASKLPLSTWFLAMHLLTQSKNNVSALELKRHLGVSYPTAWLVKHKLMQVMAGREDRRILQGRVEIDDAYLGGERPGKVGRGSPNKIPFIAAVQTSLDGKPERVCFKAMRFTKDGIQDWANRVIHADALVYSDALPSLKAGLAAEVANYHAIKTGSGRAAVLHPEFRNVNTVLGNLKTAISGTYHAFAFAKYADRYLAEVAYRFNRRFDLKSILSRLIRAAATSRAYPAPVLRLAEVRC; from the coding sequence ATGGCGATGAATCGAGTGCAGTTTCAGCCCGGACTTTCGATGGCGGAATTCATGCGGCGTTTTGGGACCGACCGGCAGTGCGAACAGGCCCTGGTGGCGGCACGCTGGCCGGACGGTTTCCGCTGTCCGGGCTGTGGCGATAGCCGCGCCAGCGTGTTCGAGCGGGAAGGCCGGCAGTACTGGCAGTGCTGCCGCTGTCGGCAGCAGACCACGGCCACGGCCGGCACCATCTTCGCGGCCAGCAAGCTGCCGCTTTCGACCTGGTTCCTGGCCATGCATCTTTTGACCCAATCCAAGAACAACGTCTCGGCGCTGGAGCTGAAACGACATCTGGGGGTGTCCTACCCCACGGCCTGGCTGGTCAAGCACAAGCTCATGCAGGTCATGGCCGGGCGCGAGGATCGCCGGATTTTGCAGGGCCGGGTCGAGATCGACGATGCCTATCTGGGCGGGGAACGACCGGGTAAGGTCGGGCGGGGCTCGCCGAACAAGATCCCGTTCATCGCCGCCGTCCAGACCAGTCTGGACGGCAAGCCCGAGCGGGTCTGCTTCAAGGCCATGCGTTTCACCAAGGACGGCATCCAGGACTGGGCCAATCGTGTCATCCACGCCGATGCCCTCGTTTACAGCGACGCCCTGCCCAGCCTGAAGGCCGGTCTGGCCGCCGAGGTCGCCAACTACCACGCCATCAAGACCGGCAGTGGCCGCGCGGCGGTCCTGCACCCCGAATTCCGCAACGTCAACACGGTGCTGGGCAACCTCAAGACCGCCATTTCGGGAACCTATCATGCCTTTGCCTTTGCCAAATACGCCGATCGTTACCTTGCGGAAGTCGCTTACCGCTTCAACCGCCGGTTCGATCTGAAATCCATCCTCAGCCGCCTGATCCGCGCCGCCGCCACCTCTCGCGCATATCCCGCGCCGGTGCTCAGATTGGCTGAGGTTCGTTGCTAA
- a CDS encoding Hsp33 family molecular chaperone HslO — protein MTESPDSNAGLWRFLFEQLPVRGALLRIGTEWGELLAHRPYPDAVRQLLGEAIAAAPLLASTLKTPGRLTLQAESEGAIKLLLVQVSHVLEVRGMARHEAQMDGSGLALLGNGRMALIVEPAAPAPRYQTLVPLVGSSLQESLMHYFRQSEQLPTWLMLHADASGLAGLMLQRLPAVGDVEADAIEEGWHRLGLLADTLQVRELMTLPIPQLLQRLFHQEDLRLFEPQPVHLRCRCSHGRISEMLLGLGRKEVDDILAEQGRLQIECGFCGRSYTYLPAEVSQLFAASTADPAGGSRH, from the coding sequence ATGACCGAGAGCCCCGACAGCAACGCTGGCCTGTGGCGCTTCCTGTTCGAGCAGCTGCCCGTACGTGGTGCGTTGCTGCGTATCGGCACGGAGTGGGGTGAACTGCTGGCGCACCGACCCTATCCGGACGCGGTGCGCCAACTGCTGGGCGAGGCGATCGCTGCCGCGCCACTGCTGGCCTCCACGCTCAAGACGCCGGGCCGCCTGACCTTGCAGGCGGAAAGCGAAGGTGCGATCAAATTGCTGCTGGTGCAGGTCAGCCACGTGCTCGAAGTGCGCGGCATGGCGCGGCACGAGGCGCAGATGGACGGCAGCGGTCTGGCCTTGCTGGGCAATGGGCGCATGGCCCTGATCGTCGAGCCGGCCGCGCCGGCGCCGCGCTACCAGACGCTGGTGCCGCTGGTGGGCAGCAGCCTGCAGGAAAGCCTGATGCATTACTTTCGCCAGTCGGAGCAGCTGCCGACCTGGCTGATGCTGCATGCGGACGCCTCCGGCCTGGCCGGGCTGATGCTGCAGCGCCTGCCTGCCGTGGGCGATGTCGAGGCCGATGCGATCGAGGAAGGCTGGCACCGCCTCGGGTTGCTGGCGGACACGCTGCAAGTGCGGGAGCTGATGACCCTGCCGATCCCGCAGCTGCTGCAGCGGCTATTCCACCAGGAGGACCTGCGGTTGTTCGAGCCGCAGCCAGTGCACCTGCGCTGCCGCTGCAGCCATGGCCGCATCTCCGAGATGCTGCTGGGCCTGGGCCGCAAGGAAGTGGACGACATCCTCGCGGAACAGGGGCGCCTGCAGATCGAGTGCGGATTCTGCGGGCGCAGCTACACCTATCTTCCTGCTGAGGTCAGTCAGCTTTTTGCAGCCAGCACGGCGGACCCTGCCGGCGGTAGCCGGCACTGA